A region of the Epinephelus fuscoguttatus linkage group LG22, E.fuscoguttatus.final_Chr_v1 genome:
ATTTGCACACAGATCGTGACACTGGATCACAGGAATCCGATCTGATCATGTTAAGTGTGACTCTGGGTGGAAACCATTCTTGACTTTGTGGATCAAACAGCTTCGGACCACCAACACTGTCACTGCTCTCTGGCTCAGTGTGCTCTTATGTAACCTCTCACACTGTGCTGCTTTTATTAGCTTCGTGCTATAAAAAGCATAAAATAcagttgaaataaaatcctCTTTCCTATTTTATTAACCTTAAATAGGAAGCATACTTTGCTCCTCAATGTGTCCGCCAGCCTGGTCCAGATCAAAGACCATGATACATGGCACTTCATCTCAATCACTCAGCACCTCATAACAGTTATAAAATTACAGAAATACTACTTTTAAAAATTTGGTTGTCTCTTTTGTATATTTTCTGGCCACCAGTGGCAGCACTGTGCAGCGCTAGAGTCATGGCTGAAGGACTGAACATGCTTTGGGTTCATTCAGAGACACTGGTGTGCTGGTTTCTTTGATTTTGAGTGGTAAAAATAACATTCCTGTATAGTTTCTACATGACTTAAAAATGTTGGatatttttagttttactgtttccATGCTGCGTGTCTGTGCACGTCTTGACACTGCTGACGGTTTCAGGGTTCATCCTGCCAGACCTCATCCACTCCGCTCAGGTTTAGCTTCATGTCCAGAGGCCGACTTTGTACCTGAGACAGACTCTTCAGGTCTGCAGTGGGCGTATAAAGGCCAGCGATGGCCCAGAGTCACTGATGTGACACCAACTCCAGATGTCACTGTGCATCAGACAGGAAATACCTCCGAGTCTTAGTGTAGTGGTAAAGTCATCTGAAAATGATAGAAGCATGAGGTTTGGCATTTTCTTGACAAGACCTGATCATCgtgaaaacaactgaaaatcaTTCACTGAGAGTATCTGTGGAAGCTTTACATTATCCTCACCttgtaaatacaaaatatagaTTTTATTGTGAGAACTTTTCTTGAATTTgagaaaacagatattttcttCTTTAGTCAATGTGAATctttaagtttaagttaaaaGAATTAAAGTATAAAGGGATGTGATGCAAGTTTCTGCTTGTCAAGCAAAACCCATGTCACAAATAATTTGCTTTTATCAAACCACTTATAACTAAcatcattaatttaaaaagataGAGATCATTTAGCTTTGGTTTTAAATTAATTCCACACCAAATATTTAACAGGTTTTAGACGTTTCAATGTCTGACACCTTTGACCTCTTTTAAATTTaatagaattaaataaatacatttttaacaatgttaaatgtaaaaaaaaaagggggtttgTAGAAAAATAGTTATATTTTTCTTAGACTgctgttacagaaaaaaaatgttttagtggcacttttgtgttttgtttaaatttttcTCCATAGAGCAAATTAATAGTAAATTTTACTTATGTcgcaaaaagacaaaaaaaaaatgtaaagcaatgtaattataaaataattaaaaagacCTGTGTATAACTATATACAAGTAACGACACACATAACTGTCAACGTGAACAGAAGGACAAACAGTTTTGGCACTAATCACCCCTCATACATCTTCAGCTGTTttctcactgtttgtttgtttaacttttaactttgtcacctttgttttgtgtttcgcCTTGTCTCGTCTTCTGTAATTATAATTTTCAGTGCTCTTGTTGTTGGTTCATCATCTCCATGTGTCGTCGTCTCATCTGCCGAGCATGAATTAATATTCTCGACACTAAAATATAACAAACACCAGACCCCTGATGAAACGCACACTATTTTTAGCTCTCGCTGACCTCCAGCTGTGGTTTGAAGTTGACTCACTGTGTGCTGCTCGAGTGCCACCTTCCTGCCGTTCCTCCTCTCACTCCCCGAGTCCTCCTCAGTCAGTGGGCAGAGACATGATGGAGGCCCTCCTCCTTTGTTAAGAAGTCCTCCCCTTCCCTTCGCCTCTGACCTTCTCAGGCACTCAGGCAGCATGCAGCAAACGTTCCCATCAGAtcgacctgcagcagcagcagtgcagccTCAGCTCGTCCACGCGCTGCCTGCCCTGCCATCACTCTAACACTCACCTTTAACCGGAGGACACCTGGAGGGCGGACTGCTGCCGCTGCGCACTGGACTTCTTCTTCACTTCTAGGAGTTTTAAAACTGAGGAACTTAAATAAAAAACTGAGACTCCTGGATGTCTTCTGGCtcgtggggattttttttttgtctccgtTCCCCCAAGGTGTCATCACCTGGATTGTGTCTCCTGAGACGTTCTTTATTTGTGGACTGGAAAGTTTGAGAAAAGGACATAAGTGATTTTCTTTCTCTTACTTTATCCTTTTTTTCCGTGTGGGACAGACACTGCTGTGGGAAAGTAAGTTTCCCGTTAactcgtcttcttcttcttctcctcccccacatttgttttggtttgtttaattCCAGCTTTGTTGTGGCTTCATTAGGAATTTGCTCTGAAACATGTTGGACTGGTTTCTGCAGCGACTCGTCTGCAGAGTGTGAAGTTAATCATTTCAACAACTGGAGCCCAGAGGAAAGCTGTCAGCTGGCAGGCTGTCAGAGTTTACAGATAGATGGTGCCGAGATGCATTTCAACTTTTCAGATGTGAGGagatgtgtgttttcagctcaggttgttgatgtgtttgtttgtttttatttacaggaAGATGTTCTGCTCCAGGAGAGTCCTGCAGCAGTGGTGCTTCGCTCTGTTCCTGCTCTGCTCTCCGGTGCCGCACTATGGGCGTCCGATTGATGCCCTGAGCAACAGAATGTAagtttttgcacatttttcagcctctcagctcctctctctctctctctctctctctctcaaacaccaCCCGCCTCTGTTCCTCAATCAGAATCCAGAAAGTGGAATAAACTCCCAGATAATCTTCTTTTCCAATATTTGCTCTCAATCTCTGCATTTATTTCCAGCCCCCCTGAAACACCCTCGACACGGTGGGCGAGCAGACtggaaaatgtgttcatttgtgaaacGTGCCGGCAGCTGTTTAGTTAGCCCTCGCCCACCTGTGTGTTTACCTAAagcagaaaccgtctcagggtgATAAACTCCCAGCAGCCCTCGTCTGAAACCGTCCAGGACTCTCGGAGGGTTTGTGCCTCTTTATCTGACACTTTGAGGGTGTAGTCTGGAGGATTCAGACTTTCTAACACCCTCTCCCTGTTGGTGTCCATCTCCGGGCAAACACTGCGAGTCTTTTCGAACGGAGGGAAATGAATAATGCTGATGTTCGACTCGGCTGTGGACCAAACCaaacctgctgctcctgctgaggTTGTTTGATGCCAAACAGAATAAATGTTCTTTCAAGTCGTGAAGCCAGAACGCTAAACACACTGTGAGAGCTTTTTGGAAAGATAATATCTCTGAGACAGTTTTTGGATgtgatcagtttttaatgaaatgatgCTCTGAAGGCTCTGAAACAATCTGTAAGTCAGATTTTCTCCTCAGCGTCAgggcagagggagagaacacatcTGAAATGCATTTTGGTGGCGGCACTTTGAGTTTTCAGAGTCGAGTCTTGTGTCGTCCGGGTTTACGTTAACGGGCTCCAGCAGTTTCCGCCCTCGGGGACAAGAGAGAGTGTGTGGGGCCTGTTATGCTGATGTCAAGGGAAATACAGCTACACCCGTCGTGTGATATGCACTTAATAGGATTTCAGGATGAGGGTTAACGCCACCTGAGTGGAAAGGAAAACACGGACGCGATGAAAACTGTGAGGTAGAAATCACACAGCGGTGGAAGctggtgacctctgacctcctctGTCTGCTGCCGTGGCCTCTGTTTGTAGGCTCTCAGAGATTAGACGTAGCTTTAATTTGGCACACATAGATCCTGATGATAGAGAGGTGGTCACAAAGTTTTTGGCTCGCAAACTTTTTGGGTCATAAGCCACTCGACACATGGCCTGGGAATCACACAAGTGCTGTTTGTAGCCTGGAACGAACGTTTGTACACTTTCGGAAATTAGATGTGGCTTGAGTTTGGCACAAACGATGTCAGAGAGGTGGTCGCGAATCATGAGCTTTTTAGGGTCAGAATCCAGTCAACACATGGGCTGGGaatcacacaaacactgtttgtAGGCTGGATCAAATGTTTCGGAAATTGGATGTAGCTTGAGTTTGGCAAAGAAAGACTTTAATCTTCGAGAGGTGGTCACGAAGCTCTTGGCTCACAAACTTTTTGGGTCAAAAACCAGTCAACACATTGGCAGAGAATCATCTGCAGTGTTTAGAGCTGCAAGAAAtagtttaatatttaattagtAAATCAAAATTTGGACATTAGATTAATCGTCTGTCACCGTTAaagtaaaaataccaaaaatttgATGTTTCCAGGTTCCGTAACGTGAGGATTGGCTTCTTTCTTTGGTGTCTCATCACAGTCAAACGATTATTTTGGGAGGTTTTTGATTTTAAGACATAATTTTGTGctctaaaatattatttatggACATTTTCAACAGTTTTCTAATGTTTAATTGATCAATTATTCAAGAAAATTATTGCAAGATTAACTCTAAAATAATCGTTTGTCGCAACTCTGGATAGTCCCTGAATTCAATTTCGAAACCTCTTTTGGAAATCTTCTTTACAAAAGAAGCCAAAACTCTCAAATGTTAAACACAAGCAGCTGTGAAAGAGCTTTGcctcattaaaaaatgtcaaatattgttCAAATTTTGACGTCAGGAGTTATCTGAtcaaaaaaaatgtgaactgACTCTAAAATCTCATCAGATATTTGGTACTTTTTTCAGTCAGTTCCTCGTCTCTAATGTTAATTTTGAATATTTCTAGAAGCCGACACATTTCAGTGTTTcacctaaaataaaaataagattacAGAAAAGTCTTATTATACATAATGAGCCTATCCGACCTCGGGGCCGTGCATCATCCCAGCTCCCCCTGACAGGAGGCTGGGAGTCGATGTCTGAGGCCTCGATGTCTGAAGACAAACGCAGTGCTGGGAAATGACACACTCCTGGTTCTGAGGAAACACACTCCTTCTTTCATTCGACTCCCACAGTGAGGAACAATTAAAATCTGGTAGGAGCGTTGGAGCGGATGTATCAGGGccattttcctcctctttcctcagGCTGCAAACTGTTTGATGTCTTTATTAAAGGTAAAAACAGAACCAGATCAGCTTTCAAAGACGCCACATTACCAGGGagtgtgttttttctctctatAGGGCCGCGATTTACAGGAAATATCTGTATGCATATAAACAAAAGCGGCTCTCAGGGGCTCCCTCTGTGTTTGGGAGGCGAGTTTTGTTCAGGATATTTTTATTACtcagcagaaaaatacactttcACTTTGGGGGAGCTGCATaagaaagagattttttttgtccttgtgGTTTCATCAGTCTTCCCTTTGTTGCTGGTTTGTGTCTCTACTGTAAAACATGTATAAAATACTTTCTGAGATGTTCTTTGGAGCTTCACGCCCTCCAAATGAAGGGTGGAGAAGGGCATCATGGGAAACTCTGACAGCTCTAATCAGCTGCCGGTATCTCCCATTGAAGccggtgtgtttgtgtgctcagACACCTGAAGTGTTTGGCCGGCGGTGGTGCTCGGTGGTTCCCAGGCTTCGAGCCGtgccctctgcctctctgtttttGTAAGAGTTAAGACTCTGAGTAACGAGACACCGCGGCAAAGCAAAGCCCGAATCCTTCTGCTGCTCCGACTGTATCTGGAAAGATAACAGGTCGTCCCATCTGGTCAGAATCAGAGCTGATAGAGAGCTGGAGCTCCTCGTCTCTTCTTCGTCTGTCACACCTTAAAACTTTGTCAAAGTCCAATGTTGTTTTAATCAAGGTCCGTATTGGCACTACATCTACCAACAAGCAGGTAGATGCTTGTGTCAGacttgtttgttttccagatgCAGGATTACTTTACTTAAATTTGGCAGTCGGACACTTTTCTCCAAAGGGCTATCGTGACATTTGTGatatcacaaaaacacaacaaatttcAATGAATTTTAGTGTGAAGTTCAGCCAAGGGCCGAGCAGGTTCTTCTGTTATCTTTGCAAACAGCACCACCATGTGGCCTTTTTGTGTCAGGGCGCCAGAGGTCAGGAGTCAGGGCACTGATCCTGGAAACCAAAGGTTCAGATctttcagaggcctcaaggtTCCAGAATAAGACACATCCCTTTTTCCACCTGAACAGATGTCACACCTTTTTAgtctttgttttgctgttgtgatgTCTCATTGGATggtccaaactgggggtgtggcCTTCACTAGTATACAAGGCTCCATAGCTCAGGGGTTAGAGCACTGGTCTTGTAAACCAGGGGTCGCGAGTTCAAATCTCGCTGGGGCCTGATCAGCTTTTCAAAGATTGCCACAGGAGGGGCAAAGGTCACGCTGTAGTGAGTGTAGCTGTaaataaatggcaaaaaaatCTCTTCAGCGCGTTATGGAGCGTCACATGTAGCTGTCGGTCCAACAATACGAAAGGTGTGATCTCACTAAACTGTTGAAAATTGAGTTTCGGTGTAAAATTCAGCCATGGATCAAGAAGGGAGTACAGTAGTTGTAGGTGCAATGAGTGTGACCATGTGAAGGGCAGATTAGGGCCAATCCTCACCGAATTTGGCACACTAATATTCTATATCTAACTGAGGACAGTTGGTCCAAAATGATTCACTACTTCTTGACTTATTTTGATTTCTTGAAGGCCTTTTACAGGCTCCATAGGTCAGGGGTTAAAGCACTGGTCTTAGAAACCACAGGTTGTGAGTTCAAATCTTTGTGCAGCCTGTAATACCTTTAAAATCACTGCATAGACCACCCATCAACTCTGTGTGAGGCATAGGAGTATGTGTCACCAGTAGGTGGCGCTGCAGCAACATCAGATAAACACTGTAAATGATCCAAACTGTGTTGATATAATGCAGAATTCTTCCTTGTTGGTATTCTCTGAAGTAACATCACAGCCTCGGTGTAGGAGTTTGCTCTGAAGTCAGTTTCATTTGAAATTCAGTTCAAGTCTTTCTCATTTTATGCCTTTTGGAGCGTTTGTGGCACCATTATTTCATCCCCCGGCCTCCGAGCGCCATGAATCTGTCAGTTAACATCCATATTAATGAAACGTGACATGCCAGAGGTTTAGCTTGAGCCACGCTGGTattaatgaataattaaaaggaaaactggcattttcctgtgaaaagaACCAGAAGAGAGACCTCATCATGCAGGGCGGACATCTTTGGTATCACTTTTAACAACCTCAGCTCCTGCGGTTCGATGAATCATTCTGCTGTTTGGATGCAGCGGGGAATTATTGGAAAAGTGCTGCTCTGTTTGATGCTGTCATTCTCATGCTTTGGACTGTGCTGCTCTCTGGTGGTGAATTAAGGAACCTCCCCAGATAGTTCCACTTTTATTTCCACTTTTATGTTCAGTGTAAAGCAATATGTTCAAAGTGATTTTCATAATTTACAACATGTCAAAATCCTAAGAAAATCCAGTGACGTTTGGCACAAAGTTCagatattgttgtcattatGAGTCTGGTGAGACTTTGTGCCTGTCAGGAAGTGTTTCCACACACTTCTATTTCAATGAAATCTACTTCCTGTACCTCTTACTTACTTCTCTCCCCTCTCAGTACGAGGTCATTCTACTAcatatatttgaaatatgtgaATCAtctaattaaaacaaatattctgTGATCTTTTACAGAAAGCGGTCTGTGACTCACGCCCAGCTGATGCACGACAAAGGCCGGACGCTGCAGGATTTCAAGCGTCGCATGTGGCTGCAGGAGCTTTTGGATGAAGTCCACACAGCAGAGATTCGCGACCTCCCTCCCCGGACCACAGGAGGAGGCGGGAGCAGCAGCGGCGCCGGCGTCGGGCTGCCAGGGGTCAGCCTGGGCATCAACCTGAGCACCACCGGCAGCACCCTGCACTCCAAACCCCCTGGAGGCACCAAGAACCTCCCCATCAGCTTcaggctggaggaggaggagggcaccAACCTACCGCAGGAGACCAACAAGTCTCAGACGTACAAGGATGGCGTGCTGAAAACACCCggcaggaagaagaagaaggggaggTCCGGGAAGagaagggaaggagagaagaggaagaggagggcacGTTCGTTGGGGTGGAGGCTGGAGGACGAACTCGGGAGTGGACTCCACCTGGAGTGGAGGTCTCTGCTCGGCCTGCAGAGGGCGCTGCTTTAAAACGCTGTCAGTCTCTGACACAGGTGAGTCCACAGGTCAAAGTCTGAACTAAACTTTAAAGATTAAACCAACTGGTCCAGATCTCTCCttcgtcattagttcaaggtccacagagTTTAATACAtgcagcatcatacttgcgtttggccacgTCGTCGAGctactttgctgtctctgtcagatcgctctcactcactctacagcaggaaacagcacttcaaaataaaagctctgtgctggataTGCActatacttaaaaataaatagtgttTTTTACTAACTTGACACTattgcaagtcacttgtggtccattcagaatggacctgcgacctaccacttgggaaccactggattaAACCTTTGAAGACACTTCAGGGTCATAGAAAGTTTCCCCTCAAAGTTGCTAACATGACACATTAAGAAAAGTCTTGTGATATAACTGCTCCTCTACACACTACTCATACAAGGTACATACACTCTATATTTAAATACCTGCGTGTCTTGGGTCTTTACAatatagaaatagaaaaataaaaacttaatttgCTGCAGattagcaacaaaaacacacaccaaataTCAGCATGCACCTAAAGCACTAAATCTAAGACCTTgtgactgaataaataaataaatgtgcagtTTCTGATAAAAACAGGTGGATTTATTCTTTAAATTTATGCTTGGcacttcctctgtgtgtttggctCAAATAAAGTTCTGGTCAACAGGTTACACGCCATTATAAATCAGTAATAAAAGAGCATTAAACTTCCAATCTGAATATGTTAACTTCACCTAACCAGACTAAATTagcttgtttctttttaaaacatgggaagaaggcaatgagcaatgaaagcagaaatgacccaaaaaattaataaaaatagaaGAAAGGAAAGCTTAGAAATTATAATAATTccgtaacataattttaaaatgtaaaaacaataacTATAAATATACTTTTTCCCTAGCTTTTTCGTCTCCCCCTAGTTTTGTGAAATCATTTTCtaaatttttgttttgcaaCTTCTGGGACAATTCATACCAAATTGCTCTGTGCCTTTTTCCCCATATTTTTAGAAGAAATCGCACCAATTAGCTCAGCGTTcaatacttgtgaaaggcgtctgaaagcagcacaagaaaagagaTGTCGCttcaggttttaaagggttaaaaaaataaGGAAATCCATTGCCCCAACTGTTACCAGGTAAACTTGAAAAGCAAATCAAGGTAATAATTAGGGCTGAGGCGAATACTCCCATGAAATAAGTATCTAGTACAGATAAGTAAAATGTGTTAATATCTGTTCAGTCACTTATGATCAAAACTAATCTGAAGCTAAATCTTGAGATTGCCCTGTTAATATTTGtctaataattataaatacagCAACTTGTGATCAACTCATACAAATTTACAGACAACgtaacatatttatttatataaaaacgTAACATATATATTTTCTACTAAACTTCACTTATCTTAATTAGTTCTTATAAGTTACTGCATCACTTTAACTTTTATATTAAGTAATAAGAATTATTTAAAATTGTGTTTGATGCTTCAAACATACAAATAAACCAGTGAACTAACCTGTTTCCTTCTCTTTATCTTTGTGTTTCAGAAACCTACGGACAGTCGGAGTGGACTCCTAAATATTCACGCTACAGTCTTCTGTAATAGTGATTGTTTGGAAAGAAATTGGAAAATATTTATTGTCtgtaaatattctaaatatagcagaATAGATAGCagaatatgattaaaaaaa
Encoded here:
- the pthlha gene encoding parathyroid hormone-like hormone a, which gives rise to MFCSRRVLQQWCFALFLLCSPVPHYGRPIDALSNRIKRSVTHAQLMHDKGRTLQDFKRRMWLQELLDEVHTAEIRDLPPRTTGGGGSSSGAGVGLPGVSLGINLSTTGSTLHSKPPGGTKNLPISFRLEEEEGTNLPQETNKSQTYKDGVLKTPGRKKKKGRSGKRREGEKRKRRARSLGWRLEDELGSGLHLEWRSLLGLQRALL